The Aythya fuligula isolate bAytFul2 chromosome 2, bAytFul2.pri, whole genome shotgun sequence genome contains a region encoding:
- the KCNH2 gene encoding LOW QUALITY PROTEIN: potassium voltage-gated channel subfamily H member 2 (The sequence of the model RefSeq protein was modified relative to this genomic sequence to represent the inferred CDS: deleted 1 base in 1 codon) encodes MPVRRGHVAPQNTFLDTIIRKFEGQSRKFIIANARVENCAVIYCNDGFCELCGYTRAEVMQKPCTCDFLHGPRTQRSAAAQIAQALLGSEERKVEICFYRKDGSCFLCLVDVVPVKNEDGAVIMFILNFEVVMEKERPGSPDADTNHWVTPASWFPAGRSKSFRLKLPALLALTASKQSLPQEPPDAVIVDFSKHSSESAPEEATSSLENSCLGCSQPEDQKALMDPEEGDGRPEPPVTQSSPRAERLHLHAAFSNCSLARSRSRESCHSVRRASSVDDIETMKGEGDKRCHNRHTTAGASMHRGSSTGAMNNIRSTLLNSTSDSDLMRYRAISKIPQITLNFVDFKADAFLAAPSSEKEIIAPTKLKDRTHNVTEKVTQVLSLGADVLPEYKLQAPRIHKWTILHYSPFKAVWDWLILLLVIYTAIFTPYSAAFLLNDQEEAQRHNCGYSCSPLNVVDLIVDIMFIIDILINFRTTYVNSNEEVVSHPAKIAIHYFKGWFLIDMVAAIPFDLLIFGSGSEETTTLIGLLKTARLLRLVRVARKLDRYSEYGAAVLFLLMCTFALIAHWLACIWYAIGNVEGQRIGWLHSLGDQIGKPLNDSNPLYGPTIKDKYVTALYFTFSSLTSVGFGNVSPNTNSEKIFSICVMLIGSLMYASIFGNVSAIIQRLYSGTARYHTQMLRVREFIRFHQIPNPLRQRLEEYFQHAWSYTNGIDMNAVLKGFPECLQADICLHLNRSLLQNCKPFKGATKGCLRALAMKFKTTHAPPGDTLVHAGDVLTALYFISRGSIEILRGDVVVAILGKNDIFGEPLNLYARPGKSNADVRALTYCDLHKIHREDLLEVLDMYPEFSDHFWSSLEITFNLRDTNMIPGSPGSDELDSGFNRLRKRKLSFRRRTEKDADTAGELRSGQKALRLGRSCQAPGAPRGPAEWDPCHSSSPSSSPSSDEDEHPAPTPGAAALSPFHSPRPGGEAPAPPDAEERKGSDMCNPLSGAFSGVSNIFSFWGESRGRQYQELPRCTIPAHAALSIPLPSMSRRQRSEVETRLDLLQKQLNRLETRMAADISSIMQLLQRQAALVPPAYSTVSSPHQPPGPPPCPLQPVLPITPIQPLSQVPSFPVPLELRRGPAPPEPPPPDVVLLLEPSAAPRRRSLPGQLPPPPGAQPLHRHCSDPGS; translated from the exons gCAGCTGCTTCCTGTGCCTGGTGGACGTGGTGCCGGTGAAGAACGAGGATGGGGCCGTCATCATGTTCATCCTCAACTTCGAGGTGGTGATGGAGAAGGAGCGCCCGGGTTCGCCCGACGCCGACACCAACCACTGGGTCACCCCCGCCAGCTGGTTCCCCGCAG GGCGCAGCAAGTCCTTCAGGCTGAAGCTGCCGGCGCTGCTGGCGCTGACGGCCAGCAAGCAGTCCctgccccaggagccccccgATGCCGTCATCGTGGACTTCTCCAAGCACAGCAGCGAGTCGGCGCCCGAGGAGGCCACGTCCTCCCTGGAGAacagctgcctgggctgctcccagcccgaGGACCAGAAGGCGCTGATGGACCCCGAGGAGGGCGATGGGCGCCCGGAGCCCCCCGTCACCCAGTCCTCGCCCCGCGCCGAGCGCCTTCACCTGCACGCCGCCTTCTCCAACTGCAGCCTGGCGCGGAGCCGCTCGCGGGAGAGCTGCCACAGCGTCCGCCGCGCCTCCTCCGTCGACGACATCGAGACCATGAAGGGCGAGGGCGACAAGCGCTGCCACAACCGGCACACCACCGCGGGGGCCAGCATGCACCGTGGCTCCAGCACCG GGGCCATGAACAACATCCGCAGCACCCTGCTGAACTCCACCTCTGACTCGGACCTGATGCGCTACCGGGCGATCAGCAAGATCCCCCAGATCACCCTCAACTTCGTGGACTTCAAGGCGGACGCCTTCCTGGCCGCCCCGTCCAGCGAGAAGGAGATCATCGCCCCCACCAAGCTGAAGGACCGCACGCACAACGTCACCGAGAAGGTCACCCAG GTGCTGTCGCTGGGCGCCGACGTCCTCCCCGAGTACAAGCTGCAGGCGCCGCGCATCCACAAATGGACCATCCTGCACTACAGCCCCTTCAAGGCGGTGTGGGACTGgctcatcctgctgctggtcaTCTACACGGCCATCTTCACGCCCTACTCGGCCGCCTTCCTGCTCAACGACCAGGAGGAGGCCCAGCGGCACAACTGTGGCtactcctgcagccccctcaaCGTGGTCGACCTGATCGTGGACATCATGTTCATCATCGACATCCTCATCAACTTCCGCACCACCTACGTCAACTCCAACGAGGAGGTGGTGAGCCACCCCGCCAAGATCGCCATCCACTACTTCAAGGGCTGGTTCCTCATCGACATGGTGGCCGCCATCCCCTTCGACCTGCTCATCTTCGGCTCCGGCTCTGAGGAG ACCACCACCCTGATCGGGCTGCTGAAGACGGCGCGGCTGCTGCGCCTGGTGCGGGTGGCCCGCAAGCTGGACCGGTACTCCGAGTACGGGGCGGCCGTGCTCTTCCTGCTGATGTGCACCTTCGCCCTCATCGCCCACTGGCTGGCCTGCATCTGGTACGCCATCGGCAACGTGGAGGGGCAGCGCATCGGCTGGCTGCACTCGCTGGGCGACCAGATCGGCAAGCCCCTGAACGACAGCAACCCCCTGTACGGCCCCACCATCAAGGACAAGTACGTCACGGCGCTCTACTTCACCTTCAGCAGCCTGACCAGCGTCGGCTTCGGCAACGTCTCGCCCAACACCAACTCCGAGAAGATCTTCTCCATCTGCGTCATGCTCATCGGCT CCCTGATGTACGCCAGCATCTTCGGGAACGTCTCGGCCATCATCCAGCGCCTGTACTCGGGCACGGCGCGCTACCACACCCAGATGCTGCGCGTCCGCGAGTTCATCCGCTTCCACCAGATCCCCAACCCGCTGCGGCAGCGCCTGGAGGAGTACTTCCAGCACGCCTGGTCCTACACCAACGGCATCGACATGAACGCG GTGCTGAAGGGCTTCCCCGAGTGCCTGCAGGCCGACATCTGCCTGCACCTGAACCGCAGCCTGCTGCAGAACTGCAAGCCCTTCAAGGGGGCCACCAAGGGCTGCCTGCGCGCCCTGGCCATGAAGTTCAAGACGACGCACGCGCCCCCCGGGGACACCCTGGTGCACGCCGGGGACGTGCTCACCGCGCTCTACTTCATCTCCCGGGGCTCCATTGAGATCCTGCGTGGGGACGTGGTGGTGGCCATCCTGG gGAAGAACGACATTTTCGGGGAGCCGCTGAACCTGTACGCGCGGCCGGGGAAGTCCAACGCGGACGTGCGGGCGCTCACCTACTGCGACCTGCACAAGATCCACCGCGAGGacctgctggaggtgctggacATGTACCCCGAGTTCTCCGACCACTTCTGGTCCAGCCTGGAGATCACCTTCAACCTGCGTGAT ACCAACATGATCCCCGGCTCCCCGGGCAGCGACGAGCTGGACAGCGGCTTCAACCGCCTGCGCAAGCGCAAGCTCTCCTTCCGCCGGCGCACGGAGAAAG aCGCGGACACCGCCGGGGAGCTGCGGAGCGGGCAGAAGGCGCTGcggctgggcaggagctgccaggcaCCGGGGGCCCCGCGGGGGCCGGCCGAGTGGGACCCCTGCCACTCCAGCTCGCCCTCCAGCTCGCCCTCCAGCGATGAGGACGAGCACCCCGCGCCCACCCCGGGGGCTGCCGCGCTCTCACCTTTCCACAGCCCCCGCCCGGGGGGTGaagcccccgcgccccccgaCGCCGAGGAGCGCAAGGGCAGCGATATGTGCAACCCCCTCTCAG GAGCCTTCTCGGGGGTGTCCAACATCTTCAGCTTCTGGGGGGAGAGCCGGGGGCGGCAGTACCAGGAGCTGCCTCGCTGCACCATCCCGGCACACGCCGCCCTCAGCATCCCGCTGCCCTCCATGAGCCGCCGGCAGCGCTCCGAGGTGGAGACGCGGCTCGATCTCCTCCAGAAGCAGCTCAATAG GCTGGAGACGCGGATGGCGGCGGACATCAGCTCCAtcatgcagctgctgcagcgccAGGCTGCGCTCGTGCCCCCCGCCTACAGCACGGTCTCGTCCCCGCATCAgccgccgggc ccccccccgtgcccgcTGCAGCCCGTCCTCCCCATCACCCCCATCCAGCCGCTCTCTCAG GTTCCCAGCTTCCCGGTGCCGCTGGAGctgcggcggggcccggccccccccgagccgccccccccggacgtggtgctgctgctggagccctcggccgccccccgccgccgctcgCTGCCCGGAcagctgccgccgccgccgggcgcTCAGCCCCTGCATAGACACTGCTCCGACCCCGGCAGTTAg
- the AOC1 gene encoding amiloride-sensitive amine oxidase [copper-containing] has translation MWPLRLAWALAALGIAAGTDPSAPPPDKASIFADLTPAELRAVRDFLMGRPELGLSPSRGGSLAQNTLFLVELLPPKKRLALRHLDKGGPAPRRQARAVVFFGGQAEPNITEFAVGPLPRPSSYRPLRFKGRRTVPFAARPMTQLEYELLHRALVQATEPLYRLLRDATGFWYHNCTDRCLTFSDIAPRGLAPGERRSWFMLQRFVEGYFLHPVGLEILIDHRDPNPHRWAVQSVWYNGQYFSSPQELAERYEQGQVAVARLADHASQLLFSTYVPRGRFTTGTPTDVHGAKVCEPQGRRYRLRGNRLEYGGWSLAFRLRSSSGLQLFDLRFNEERVAYEVSVQEAIAFYGGDTPAAMQTKYIDAGWGMGSVTYELAPGIDCPEVATYLDAHHFYDTDSPVRFARAVCIFELPTGVPLRRHFNSNFQGGYQFYAGLEGHALVLRTTSTVYNYDYIWDFLLYPNGVMEAKVHATGFIHATFYTPQGRRYGSRVQSHVLGNMHTHLVHYKVDLDIAGTGNSFETVDLSFENISNPWSPDARVVQPWLHRQPRRSERQAAFPLGQALPRYLLFSNPRQHNRWGHARSYRIQHSSHAGRVLPRGWREERGISWGRYHLAVTRHHENEAVSSSLYTQNDPWEPLVNFESFIRDDESIEDQDLVAWVTVGFLHIPHAEDIPNTATPGNAVGFFLRPFNFFDEDPSVASLSPVIVRPLDQTFSRLEVQRWTPDTPGPCVAPGPFTYNGTYWPE, from the exons ATGTGGCCGCTCCGGCTCGCCTGGGCGCTGGCAGCGCTGGGCATCGCGGCCGGCACCGACCCCAGCGCGCCGCCGCCGGACAAGGCCTCCATCTTCGCCGACCTGACGCCCGCGGAGCTGCGCGCGGTGCGGGACTTCCTGATGGGCCGCCcggagctggggctgtccccGAGCCGGGGGGGCTCCCTGGCGCAGAACACGCTCTTCctggtggagctgctgccccccaaGAAGCGGCTGGCCCTGCGCCACCTGGACAagggcggccccgcgccccggcgCCAGGCTCGAGCCGTCGTCTTCTTCGGGGGGCAGGCGGAGCCCAACATCACCGAATTCGCCGTGGGGCCCCTGCCGCGGCCCAGCTCCTACCGGCCCCTGCGCTTCAAGGGCAGGCGCACCGTGCCCTTCGCCGCCCGGCCCATGACGCAGCTGGAGTACGAGCTGCTGCACCGCGCGCTCGTGCAGGCGACGGAGCCGCTGTACCGGCTGCTGCGCGACGCCACCGGCTTCTGGTACCACAACTGCACCGACCGCTGCCTCACCTTCTCGGACATCGCACCCCGAGGGCTGGCGCCCGGCGAGCGCCGCAGCTGGTTCATGCTGCAGCGCTTCGTGGAGGGCTACTTCCTGCACCCCGTGGGGCTGGAGATCCTCATCGACCACCGAGACCCCAATCCGCACCGCTGGGCCGTCCAGAGCGTCTGGTACAACGGGCAGTACTTCTCCAGCCCGCAGGAGCTGGCCGAGCGCTACGAGCAGGGCCAGGTGGCCGTGGCACGGCTGGCCGACCACGCGTCCCAGCTCCTCTTCTCCACCTACGTGCCGCGCGGGCGCTTCACCACCGGCACCCCCACCGACGTGCACGGGGCCAAGGTGTGCGAGCCCCAGGGCCGGCGCTACCGGCTGCGGGGGAACCGGCTGGAGTACGGGGGCTGGAGCCTGGCCTTCCGCCTGCGCTCCTCCTCCGGCCTCCAGCTCTTCGACCTGCGCTTCAACGAGGAGCGCGTGGCCTACGAGGTGAGCGTGCAGGAGGCCATCGCCTTCTACGGCGGCGACACGCCGGCCGCCATGCAGACCAAGTACATCGACGCCGGCTGGGGCATGGGCTCCGTCACCTACGAGCTGGCCCCCGGCATCGACTGCCCCGAGGTGGCCACGTACCTGGACGCCCACCACTTCTACGACACCGACAGCCCGGTGCGCTTCGCCCGCGCCGTCTGCATCTTCGAGCTGCCCACGGGCGTCCCGCTCCGGCGGCACTTCAACAGCAACTTCCAGGGCGGGTACCAGTTCTACGCCGGGCTGGAGGGGCACGCCCTGGTGCTGCGCACAACCTCCACCGTCTACAACTACGACTACATCTGGGACTTCCTCCTCTACCCCAACGGCGTGATGGAGGCCAAGGTCCACGCCACCGGCTTCATCCACGCCACCTTCTACACGCCGCAGGGCCGGCGCTACGGCAGCCGTGTCCAGAGCCACGTCCTGGGCAACATGCACACCCACCTGGTGCACTACAAGGTGGACCTGGACATCGCAG GCACTGGCAACAGCTTCGAGACGGTGGACTTGAGCTTCGAGAACATCTCCAACCCCTGGAGCCCCGACGCCCGCGTggtgcagccctggctgcaccGGCAGCCGCGCCGCAGCGAGCGCCAGGCGGCCTTCCCGCTGGGCCAGGCGCTGCCCCGCTACCTGCTCTTCTCCAACCCTCGCCAGCACAACCGCTGGGGCCACGCGCGCAGCTACCGcatccagcacagctcccacGCCGGGCGCGTGCTGCCCCGCggctggagggaggagaggggcatCTCCTGGGGCAG GTACCACCTGGCCGTGACGCGGCACCACGAGAACGAAGCCGTCAGCAGCAGCCTCTACACCCAGAACGACCCCTGGGAGCCCCTGGTCAACTTCGAGAGCTTCATCCGTGACGACGAGAGCATCGAGGACCAG GACCTGGTGGCCTGGGTGACCGTGGGCTTCCTGCACATCCCGCACGCCGAGGACATTCCCAACACGGCCACCCCCGGCAACGCCGTGGGCTTCTTCCTGCGCCCCTTCAACTTCTTCGACGAGGACCCCTCGGTGGCCTCGCTCAGCCCCGTCATCGTCCGCCCGCTGGACCAGACCTTCTCGCGGCTGGAGGTGCAGCGCTGGACGCCCGACACCCCCGGCCCCTGCGTCGCGCCGGGGCCCTTCACCTACAACGGCACCTACTGGCCCGAGTGA